A stretch of Crossiella cryophila DNA encodes these proteins:
- a CDS encoding allene oxide cyclase barrel-like domain-containing protein — MPANPSRRWLRLAVIAMVAALLPLAAASAAPARQDETIEVVATRGVLSLPAVPAVGVAFLGGGDLFDVAGTKVGEGYSSCLIAKVALPELTAHCTSAFRLAKGEIHLSSLRSYSLLAVTSFKDGPMAVIGGTGDYRTARGEASTVKQDGDPLNPTKPVSYKFTIKLSA; from the coding sequence ATGCCCGCCAACCCTTCCCGCCGCTGGTTGCGCCTGGCCGTGATCGCCATGGTGGCCGCGCTGCTGCCGCTGGCCGCCGCCAGTGCCGCGCCCGCGCGGCAGGACGAGACCATCGAGGTGGTGGCCACCCGCGGTGTGCTGAGCCTGCCCGCGGTGCCCGCGGTGGGGGTGGCGTTCCTGGGTGGCGGCGACCTGTTCGACGTGGCCGGTACCAAGGTGGGCGAGGGCTATTCGAGCTGCCTGATCGCCAAGGTCGCGCTGCCCGAGCTGACCGCGCACTGCACCTCGGCGTTCCGGCTGGCCAAGGGCGAGATCCACCTGTCCAGCCTGCGCAGCTACTCGCTGCTGGCGGTGACCAGTTTCAAGGACGGGCCGATGGCGGTGATCGGCGGCACCGGCGACTACCGCACCGCCCGCGGTGAGGCGAGCACCGTGAAGCAGGACGGGGATCCGTTGAACCCGACCAAACCGGTGTCCTACAAGTTCACCATCAAGCTCAGCGCCTGA
- a CDS encoding ABC transporter substrate-binding protein — MTEPLRIGVALPRTGRLSPLGDPLHYVAQHFRDLRLTAHGRPIEFRTADHQSTVDGARQAVAELAGDGVRLVLALGGTTVLPALAAATAARRLTFLSTALPWQVHRISCGPAAFHFCWGLDDIARTFADLWSRIPGADPVGLLWNNGPQGAALRDPALGFLPAALRERALVDPGGYPEPATDHRAAISAFRVAGVRIVSSAATTADLARFSAAARSLRLRLITCSRWLAYPFGVDDPVLDRVATVVAWSPRHRCVSSVDGRTAAELAAAYQRDTGRSWLPPLGLAHALLEVATHALTTAADPADAISLAEALSRTDIGTIAGRLDWTGGPVPNIAALPLAGGQWRHGHGRPELRIVATEQVAAVTADGDLLEALRR, encoded by the coding sequence GTGACTGAGCCACTGCGGATCGGGGTGGCACTGCCCCGAACCGGCCGCCTGAGTCCACTGGGCGACCCGCTGCACTATGTGGCCCAACACTTCCGCGACCTCCGGCTGACCGCGCACGGCCGCCCGATCGAGTTCCGCACCGCCGACCACCAGTCCACAGTGGACGGAGCACGGCAGGCGGTGGCCGAACTGGCCGGCGACGGCGTGCGGCTCGTCCTCGCCCTCGGCGGCACCACCGTGCTGCCCGCGCTGGCCGCCGCCACCGCGGCCCGGCGGCTGACCTTCCTGTCCACCGCGCTGCCCTGGCAGGTGCACCGGATCAGCTGCGGTCCGGCCGCCTTCCACTTCTGCTGGGGCCTGGACGACATCGCGCGCACCTTCGCCGACCTGTGGTCCAGGATCCCCGGCGCCGACCCGGTCGGCCTGCTGTGGAACAACGGCCCGCAGGGCGCCGCGTTACGCGACCCCGCCCTTGGCTTCCTGCCGGCCGCCCTGCGCGAGCGGGCCCTGGTCGACCCCGGCGGCTACCCAGAACCCGCCACCGACCACCGCGCCGCGATCTCCGCCTTCCGGGTGGCCGGGGTGCGCATCGTCAGCAGCGCCGCCACCACCGCCGACCTGGCCCGGTTCAGCGCCGCCGCCAGGTCGCTGCGGCTGCGGCTGATCACCTGTTCCCGTTGGCTGGCCTACCCATTCGGCGTGGACGACCCCGTGCTGGACCGGGTCGCCACCGTGGTCGCCTGGTCACCCCGGCACCGCTGTGTGTCCAGTGTGGACGGACGCACCGCAGCCGAACTCGCCGCGGCCTACCAGCGTGACACCGGCCGATCCTGGTTGCCGCCCTTGGGTTTGGCGCACGCCCTGCTGGAGGTCGCCACGCACGCGCTGACCACCGCGGCCGACCCGGCGGATGCCATCTCCCTGGCCGAAGCCCTATCCCGCACCGATATCGGCACCATCGCGGGCAGACTCGACTGGACCGGTGGCCCCGTGCCCAACATCGCCGCGCTGCCCCTGGCCGGCGGTCAGTGGCGGCACGGACACGGGCGGCCGGAATTGCGGATCGTGGCCACCGAACAGGTCGCCGCCGTCACTGCCGACGGCGACCTGCTCGAAGCGCTCAGGCGCTGA
- a CDS encoding MFS transporter encodes MRTGDQVVQDLPWRWGTQGTIFLIGGLGFMFDAWDVALNGYLIPLVGAEWNLSTAERGWVGTSNLIGMAVGAFAWGGIADIVGRKKAFSLTLLMFSIFTVAGAASPDYVTFCVFRFLAGIGLGGCIPVDYALVGEFTPAKVRGRVLTALDIWWPLGATLCGLVSTALLPLQNWRLLLLVMVLPALLVFWVRRSVPESPMYLVRRGREAEAREVIDRLVQRTGATPEPWVLPDKQDVPTLSVRAMLSQFLALWTFSARITSAMWAVFLTVFVLYYGALTWLPSILRAQGHGDYAAFMVTTLMTAVGTLGVLISAWLVEAVGRKWVIGLSAPLAALALVLFAHHLDLPSSAYAWIAAYGLVIQVTIPALYAYVSEVYPTTLRASGFGWASTVSRIGAGFVPVIFGSVLWPLLGLTTTFLAVGVLVGLAVLWLAFAAPETRSRELDRIA; translated from the coding sequence GTGCGAACAGGCGATCAGGTGGTGCAGGACCTGCCGTGGCGATGGGGCACCCAGGGCACGATCTTCCTCATCGGCGGCCTCGGGTTCATGTTCGACGCCTGGGACGTGGCCCTCAACGGCTACCTGATCCCCCTGGTCGGCGCCGAGTGGAACCTGAGCACCGCCGAACGCGGCTGGGTCGGCACGTCCAACCTGATCGGCATGGCCGTGGGCGCCTTCGCCTGGGGCGGCATCGCCGACATCGTGGGCCGCAAGAAGGCGTTCAGCCTCACCCTGCTGATGTTCTCGATCTTCACCGTGGCGGGCGCGGCCTCGCCGGACTACGTGACCTTCTGCGTGTTCCGGTTCCTGGCCGGGATCGGCCTTGGCGGCTGCATCCCGGTGGACTACGCCCTGGTCGGCGAGTTCACCCCGGCGAAGGTGCGTGGCAGGGTGCTGACCGCGCTGGACATCTGGTGGCCGCTGGGCGCCACCCTGTGCGGACTGGTGTCCACCGCGCTGCTGCCGTTGCAGAACTGGCGGTTGCTGCTGCTGGTCATGGTGCTGCCCGCGCTGCTGGTGTTCTGGGTGCGGCGCTCGGTGCCGGAATCGCCGATGTACCTGGTGCGCCGCGGCCGGGAAGCGGAAGCCCGCGAGGTGATCGACCGGTTGGTCCAGCGCACCGGGGCCACCCCGGAACCCTGGGTGCTGCCGGACAAACAGGACGTGCCGACGCTGTCGGTGCGCGCCATGCTGAGCCAGTTCCTGGCCCTGTGGACCTTCAGCGCCCGGATCACCTCGGCCATGTGGGCGGTCTTCCTCACCGTGTTCGTGCTCTACTACGGCGCGCTGACCTGGCTGCCCAGCATCCTGCGCGCCCAGGGCCACGGCGACTACGCGGCCTTCATGGTCACCACGCTGATGACCGCGGTCGGCACCCTCGGCGTGCTGATCTCGGCCTGGCTGGTGGAAGCGGTGGGGCGCAAGTGGGTCATCGGCCTCAGCGCCCCACTGGCCGCGCTCGCCCTGGTGCTCTTCGCCCACCACCTGGACCTGCCGTCGAGCGCGTATGCCTGGATCGCCGCCTACGGCCTGGTGATCCAGGTGACCATCCCGGCGCTGTACGCCTACGTCTCCGAGGTGTACCCGACCACGTTGCGCGCCAGCGGTTTCGGCTGGGCCTCCACGGTCAGCCGGATCGGCGCCGGTTTCGTGCCGGTGATCTTCGGGTCGGTGCTGTGGCCGCTGCTCGGCCTCACCACCACCTTCCTCGCCGTCGGCGTGCTGGTCGGACTCGCCGTGCTGTGGCTGGCCTTCGCCGCCCCGGAGACCCGATCGCGCGAACTGGACCGCATCGCCTGA
- a CDS encoding VOC family protein: protein MTTPAPTVWPGLAYTDAPAAIRFLTTAFGFTETLLVPGEADGEVVHAELGWPEGGGVMLNTHRVGEVCWTGPGHGSVYVVTAKPDELLARATAAGAELVRDIADTDYGSRGFTVRDPEGHVWSFGTYPGA, encoded by the coding sequence ATGACGACACCAGCTCCCACCGTGTGGCCCGGCCTCGCCTACACCGACGCCCCGGCCGCGATCCGCTTCCTCACCACCGCCTTCGGCTTCACCGAGACCCTGCTGGTGCCCGGCGAGGCCGACGGCGAGGTGGTGCACGCCGAACTCGGCTGGCCGGAGGGCGGCGGCGTCATGCTCAACACGCACCGCGTCGGCGAGGTCTGCTGGACCGGCCCCGGGCACGGCTCGGTCTACGTGGTCACCGCGAAACCGGACGAACTGCTCGCCCGTGCCACCGCGGCCGGCGCCGAACTGGTGCGCGACATCGCCGACACCGACTACGGCTCGCGCGGGTTCACCGTGCGCGACCCCGAGGGTCACGTGTGGAGCTTCGGGACCTATCCGGGGGCCTGA
- a CDS encoding AraC family transcriptional regulator gives MEQATQVTGLPPPRLRPLVNRYIGYHVRSAPGVHRGLPSSKLTFIATLTGTVDLRAPHGPPRRYAALVGGLHETPVTIEHDGRQHGIEADLTPLGARALFGLPAGELAGLDVHLGDLLGRPAEELLDRLRTARTWTDRFACFTDILDRVARPAAIPAPELGWAWQRLTAAPAAVAVAELAAEVGWSRQHLRTRFQREFGLSPKVLARVVRFRHARDLLVRPDRPALAEIAASAGYADQAHFTRDWRAFSGLSPTAWLTEELPFAQDPEATRPPA, from the coding sequence GTGGAGCAGGCCACCCAGGTGACCGGATTGCCGCCGCCCCGGCTGCGACCGCTGGTCAACCGCTACATCGGCTACCACGTCCGGTCCGCGCCCGGCGTGCACCGCGGCCTGCCCTCCAGCAAGCTCACCTTCATCGCCACCCTCACCGGCACGGTCGACCTGCGCGCTCCGCACGGCCCACCGCGCCGCTACGCCGCACTCGTCGGCGGCCTGCACGAGACCCCGGTGACCATCGAGCACGACGGCCGCCAGCACGGCATCGAGGCCGATCTGACCCCGCTGGGCGCAAGGGCCCTGTTCGGCCTGCCCGCGGGCGAACTGGCCGGGCTGGACGTGCACCTGGGCGACCTGCTGGGCCGTCCAGCCGAGGAGCTGCTCGACCGACTGCGCACGGCGCGCACCTGGACCGACCGGTTCGCCTGCTTCACCGACATCCTGGACCGGGTCGCCCGCCCGGCCGCGATCCCCGCGCCCGAACTGGGCTGGGCCTGGCAGCGGCTCACCGCCGCCCCGGCCGCGGTCGCGGTGGCCGAGCTGGCCGCCGAGGTCGGCTGGAGCCGCCAGCACCTGCGCACCCGGTTCCAGCGCGAGTTCGGCCTCAGCCCCAAGGTGCTGGCCAGGGTGGTGCGCTTCCGGCACGCCCGCGACCTGCTCGTCCGCCCGGACCGCCCGGCACTGGCCGAGATCGCCGCCAGCGCCGGGTACGCCGACCAGGCCCACTTCACCCGCGACTGGCGCGCCTTCAGCGGCCTCTCGCCCACGGCCTGGCTGACCGAGGAGCTTCCATTCGCTCAAGACCCGGAAGCCACCCGGCCGCCAGCCTGA
- a CDS encoding ion transporter encodes MRSQVRSLVDSARFQQLIVAVIVLNAIVLGLETAPAVAREYGSIMDTVDRWALVVFVVELVLRLYAHGREFFRDPWNCFDLLVVSVSLAPFAHGSSALRALRIVRVLRLLSVLPNLRRVVAALLSAIPAVLSIVAVLSLLLYVAGVMATNLYSTAPGGYFTDLGASMLTLFQIITGDAWSDVMREVMTVDPLAWIFFVGFVLVGTFTVLNLFIATMVSAMESQIASEKEAVIPEPRAAEPADQAVLLELRALRAEIRELRSARD; translated from the coding sequence TTGCGCAGCCAGGTTCGGAGCCTCGTCGACTCAGCCCGCTTCCAGCAGCTCATCGTGGCCGTCATCGTGCTCAACGCGATCGTGCTCGGCCTGGAGACCGCGCCCGCGGTGGCCCGCGAGTACGGGTCCATAATGGACACTGTCGACCGGTGGGCGCTGGTGGTGTTCGTGGTCGAGCTGGTGCTGCGGCTCTACGCGCACGGCCGCGAGTTCTTCCGCGATCCGTGGAACTGCTTCGACCTGCTCGTCGTCTCGGTCTCGCTGGCCCCGTTCGCACACGGCTCCTCGGCGCTGCGCGCGCTGCGCATCGTCCGGGTGCTGCGGCTGCTCTCGGTGCTGCCCAACCTGCGCCGGGTGGTGGCCGCGCTGCTCAGCGCGATCCCCGCGGTGCTGTCCATCGTGGCCGTGCTGAGCCTGCTGCTCTACGTGGCCGGGGTGATGGCCACCAACCTGTACAGCACCGCGCCCGGCGGCTACTTCACCGATCTGGGCGCCTCCATGCTGACCCTGTTCCAGATCATCACCGGCGACGCCTGGTCCGACGTCATGCGCGAGGTGATGACGGTGGACCCGCTGGCCTGGATCTTCTTCGTCGGCTTCGTGCTGGTCGGCACCTTCACCGTGCTGAACCTGTTCATCGCCACCATGGTCAGCGCGATGGAGTCCCAGATCGCCTCGGAGAAGGAAGCGGTCATCCCCGAGCCGAGGGCGGCCGAACCGGCGGATCAGGCGGTGCTGCTGGAACTCCGGGCGTTGCGGGCGGAGATCCGCGAGCTGCGCAGCGCCCGTGACTGA